A portion of the Streptomyces coeruleoprunus genome contains these proteins:
- a CDS encoding response regulator transcription factor codes for MADSFGPVHHPGGSGAPDGGAGAADGGPGANGDTSRKEPIRVLVVDDHALFRRGLEIVLAQEEDIQVVGEAGDGAEAVDKAADLLPDIVLMDVRMPKRGGIEACTSIKEVAPSAKIIMLTISDEEADLYDAIKAGATGYLLKEISTDEVATAIRAVADGQSQISPSMASKLLTEFKSMIQRTDDRRLVPAPRLTDRELEVLKLVATGMNNRDIAKELFISENTVKNHVRNILEKLQLHSRMEAVVYAMREKILEIR; via the coding sequence ATGGCGGACAGCTTCGGCCCGGTGCACCATCCGGGCGGCTCCGGCGCCCCGGACGGCGGTGCTGGGGCGGCGGACGGCGGCCCCGGCGCGAACGGGGACACGTCCCGCAAGGAGCCCATCAGGGTCCTGGTCGTCGACGACCACGCGCTCTTCCGGCGGGGGCTGGAGATCGTCCTCGCTCAGGAGGAGGACATCCAGGTCGTCGGGGAGGCCGGGGACGGGGCGGAGGCCGTCGACAAGGCTGCCGACCTGCTTCCCGACATCGTCCTGATGGACGTGCGGATGCCCAAGCGGGGCGGGATCGAGGCGTGCACCTCCATCAAGGAGGTCGCCCCCAGCGCCAAGATCATCATGTTGACGATCAGCGACGAGGAGGCCGACCTCTACGACGCGATCAAGGCGGGGGCGACCGGCTATCTCCTCAAGGAGATCTCCACGGACGAGGTCGCGACGGCGATCCGGGCCGTCGCCGACGGACAGTCGCAGATCAGCCCCTCGATGGCGTCCAAGCTGCTCACCGAGTTCAAGTCGATGATCCAGCGCACCGACGACCGCCGCCTCGTGCCGGCGCCGCGGCTCACCGACCGTGAGCTGGAGGTGCTGAAGCTGGTGGCCACCGGGATGAACAACCGGGACATCGCCAAGGAGCTGTTCATCTCCGAGAACACCGTGAAGAACCACGTCCGCAACATCCTGGAGAAGCTCCAGCTGCACTCCAGGATGGAGGCGGTCGTGTACGCGATGCGCGAGAAGATCCTCGAGATCCGGTAG
- a CDS encoding DJ-1/PfpI family protein, whose product MAPKILIVTGDAAESLEVLYPYQRLREEGYDVDIAAPARKRLRFVVHDFEPGYDTYTEKPGYTFPADLAFSEVEPSRYAAVVIPGGRAPEYLRNDPELRKIVKSFFDADKPVAQICHGPLLTAAVGALDGRLVTSYPALELDMQAAGATFRDHEAVVDGALVSSRAWPDHPSWMREFLRVLRTKAPVS is encoded by the coding sequence ATGGCACCGAAGATCCTGATCGTGACGGGTGACGCGGCCGAGTCGCTCGAGGTCCTGTACCCCTACCAGCGGCTGCGGGAGGAAGGCTACGACGTCGACATCGCGGCCCCCGCCCGCAAGAGGCTCCGCTTCGTCGTGCACGACTTCGAGCCCGGCTACGACACGTACACGGAGAAGCCGGGGTACACGTTTCCGGCCGATCTCGCCTTCTCGGAGGTCGAGCCGAGCCGGTACGCGGCGGTGGTCATCCCGGGCGGCCGTGCGCCCGAGTACCTCCGCAACGACCCCGAGCTGCGCAAGATCGTCAAGTCGTTCTTCGACGCCGACAAGCCCGTCGCGCAGATCTGCCACGGCCCGCTGCTGACGGCGGCGGTCGGCGCCCTCGACGGCCGCCTCGTCACGTCGTACCCGGCGCTGGAACTGGACATGCAGGCGGCGGGCGCGACGTTCCGCGACCACGAGGCGGTGGTGGACGGCGCCCTCGTCTCCTCCCGAGCCTGGCCGGACCACCCGTCCTGGATGCGCGAATTCCTCCGCGTCCTGCGGACGAAGGCGCCGGTGAGCTGA
- a CDS encoding DUF6912 family protein, with product MRVYVPLTLPGLAQAHKAGELGPGPLTAYAVTPGLREWYVSDDIEELEYAALSRAAAASLRLLAADPAAARRRVVVAVDVPDTAATADPDRGLDPSSVGEVRVAGPVPLAKAAAVHADADDAEPDVSAAADALGAADMGDDDAQFTVDGAEDHELLWFGVQEIPGLIA from the coding sequence ATGCGCGTGTACGTTCCCCTGACCCTTCCCGGTCTCGCACAGGCGCACAAGGCGGGCGAACTCGGCCCCGGGCCGCTGACCGCGTACGCCGTCACGCCCGGGCTGCGCGAGTGGTACGTCTCCGACGACATCGAGGAGCTGGAGTACGCGGCGCTCAGCCGCGCCGCCGCCGCGTCCCTGCGCCTGCTGGCCGCCGACCCCGCCGCCGCGCGCCGCCGGGTCGTCGTCGCGGTCGACGTGCCCGACACGGCCGCCACCGCCGACCCCGACCGCGGCCTGGACCCCTCCTCCGTCGGCGAGGTCAGGGTCGCCGGCCCCGTCCCGCTGGCCAAGGCCGCCGCCGTACACGCCGACGCCGACGACGCCGAGCCGGACGTCTCCGCGGCCGCCGACGCCCTGGGCGCTGCGGACATGGGCGACGACGACGCGCAGTTCACGGTGGACGGCGCGGAGGACCATGAACTCCTCTGGTTCGGGGTGCAGGAAATCCCCGGCCTCATCGCCTGA
- the secA gene encoding preprotein translocase subunit SecA: MSVFHKLMRAGEGKILRKLHRIADQVNSIEEDFVNLSDAELRALTDEYKQRYQDGESLDDLLPEAFATVREAAKRVLGQRHYDVQIMGGAALHLGYVAEMKTGEGKTLVGTLPAYLNALSGKGVHLITVNDYLAERDSELMGRVHRFLGLTVGCILANMSPAQRREQYACDITYGTNNEFGFDYLRDNMAWSQDELVQRGHNFACVDEVDSILVDEARTPLIISGPADQATKWYGDFAKLVQRLKRGEPGNPLKGIEETGDYEVDEKKRTVGIHESGVAKVEDWLGIDNLYESVNTPLVGYLNNAIKAKELFKKDKDYVVIDGEVMIVDEHTGRILAGRRYNEGMHQAIEAKEGVPIKDENQTLATITLQNFFRLYDKLSGMTGTAMTEAAEFHQIYKLGVVPIPTNKPMIRKDQSDLIYRTEVAKFAAVVDDIAEKHKKGQPILVGTTSVEKSEYLSQQLSKRGIPHEVLNAKQHDREASIVAQAGRKGAVTVATNMAGRGTDIKLGGNPDDLAEAELRQRGLDPLETPDEWVSALPGALEKAELAVKAESEEVRELGGLYVLGTERHESRRIDNQLRGRSGRQGDPGESRFYLSLGDDLMRLFKAQMVERVMAMANVPDDVPIENKMVTRAIASAQSQVEQQNFETRKNVLKYDEVLNRQREVIYGERRRVLEGEDLHEQIRHFMDDTIDAYIQAETVEGFAEEWDLERLWGAFKQLYPCKVTIEELEEAAGDRAGITAEFIAESVKEDIHEQYDAREKQLGSDIMRELERRVVLSVLDRKWREHLYEMDYLQEGIGLRAMAQKDPLVEYQREGFDMFTAMMDGIKEESVGYLFNLEVQVEQQVEEVPVEAAAKTSLAKEEAVPAGAGRPEIRAKGLDAPQRPDRLHFSAPTVDGEGGIVEGDFDNGSARSEADGMTRAERRKAQKGGRRRKK; this comes from the coding sequence GTGTCCGTCTTCCACAAGCTCATGCGTGCAGGCGAAGGCAAGATCCTGCGCAAACTGCACCGCATCGCGGACCAGGTCAACTCCATCGAAGAGGACTTCGTCAACCTCTCCGACGCCGAGTTGCGGGCGCTCACCGACGAGTACAAGCAGCGGTACCAGGACGGTGAGAGCCTCGACGACCTGCTCCCGGAGGCCTTCGCGACCGTCCGGGAGGCCGCGAAGCGCGTCCTCGGCCAGCGTCACTACGACGTCCAGATCATGGGCGGCGCGGCGCTGCACCTCGGTTACGTCGCCGAGATGAAGACCGGTGAGGGCAAGACCCTCGTCGGTACGCTCCCGGCGTATCTGAACGCGCTGTCCGGCAAGGGCGTCCACCTGATCACGGTCAACGACTACCTGGCGGAGCGCGACTCCGAGCTGATGGGCCGGGTGCACAGGTTCCTCGGCCTCACGGTCGGCTGCATCCTGGCCAACATGTCGCCCGCGCAGCGCCGCGAGCAGTACGCCTGCGACATCACGTACGGCACGAACAACGAGTTCGGCTTCGACTACCTCCGCGACAACATGGCGTGGTCCCAGGACGAGCTCGTCCAGCGCGGCCACAACTTCGCCTGTGTCGACGAGGTCGACTCCATCCTGGTCGACGAGGCCCGTACGCCGCTGATCATCTCGGGCCCGGCGGACCAGGCCACGAAGTGGTACGGCGACTTCGCCAAGCTCGTGCAGCGCCTCAAGCGCGGTGAGCCGGGCAACCCGCTCAAGGGCATCGAGGAGACCGGCGACTACGAGGTCGACGAGAAGAAGCGCACGGTCGGCATCCACGAGTCCGGTGTGGCCAAGGTCGAGGACTGGCTGGGCATCGACAACCTCTACGAGTCGGTGAACACCCCGCTCGTCGGGTACCTGAACAACGCCATCAAGGCCAAGGAGCTGTTCAAGAAGGACAAGGACTACGTCGTCATCGACGGCGAAGTCATGATCGTCGACGAGCACACCGGCCGTATCCTGGCCGGCCGCCGCTACAACGAGGGCATGCACCAGGCGATCGAGGCGAAGGAAGGGGTGCCGATCAAGGACGAGAACCAGACGCTCGCCACGATCACGCTCCAGAACTTCTTCCGCCTGTACGACAAGCTCTCCGGCATGACCGGTACGGCCATGACCGAGGCCGCCGAGTTCCACCAGATCTACAAGCTGGGCGTCGTCCCGATCCCGACGAACAAGCCGATGATCCGCAAGGACCAGTCGGACCTGATCTACCGCACCGAGGTCGCGAAGTTCGCCGCTGTGGTCGACGACATCGCGGAGAAGCACAAGAAGGGCCAGCCGATCCTCGTCGGTACGACGTCGGTCGAGAAGTCCGAGTACCTGTCGCAGCAGCTGTCCAAGCGCGGCATCCCGCACGAGGTGCTGAACGCCAAGCAGCACGACCGTGAGGCGTCGATCGTCGCCCAGGCGGGCCGCAAGGGCGCGGTCACGGTCGCCACGAACATGGCCGGTCGTGGTACGGACATCAAGCTCGGCGGCAACCCCGACGACCTCGCCGAGGCGGAGCTGCGCCAGCGGGGCCTCGACCCGCTGGAGACCCCGGACGAGTGGGTGTCGGCGCTGCCGGGCGCGCTGGAGAAGGCCGAGCTGGCCGTGAAGGCCGAGTCGGAGGAGGTCCGCGAGCTGGGCGGCCTCTACGTGCTGGGCACGGAGCGGCACGAGTCGCGGCGCATCGACAACCAGCTGCGCGGTCGTTCCGGCCGTCAGGGCGACCCGGGCGAGTCCCGGTTCTACCTGTCGCTGGGCGACGACCTCATGCGGCTGTTCAAGGCGCAGATGGTCGAGCGCGTCATGGCGATGGCGAACGTGCCGGACGACGTGCCGATCGAGAACAAGATGGTGACCCGCGCGATCGCCTCCGCGCAGTCCCAGGTCGAGCAGCAGAACTTCGAGACCCGTAAGAACGTCCTGAAGTACGACGAGGTCCTCAACCGCCAGCGTGAGGTCATCTACGGCGAGCGCCGCCGCGTCCTGGAGGGCGAGGACCTGCACGAGCAGATCCGCCACTTCATGGACGACACGATCGACGCCTACATCCAGGCCGAGACCGTCGAGGGCTTCGCCGAGGAGTGGGACCTGGAGCGGCTGTGGGGCGCGTTCAAGCAGCTCTACCCGTGCAAGGTGACCATCGAGGAGCTGGAGGAGGCCGCCGGCGACCGTGCCGGGATCACGGCCGAGTTCATCGCCGAGTCCGTCAAGGAAGACATCCACGAGCAGTACGACGCCCGTGAGAAGCAGCTCGGCTCGGACATCATGCGTGAGCTGGAGCGGCGCGTGGTGCTGTCGGTGCTGGACCGCAAGTGGCGCGAGCACCTGTACGAGATGGACTACCTGCAGGAGGGCATCGGCCTGCGCGCGATGGCCCAGAAGGACCCGCTGGTCGAGTACCAGCGCGAGGGCTTCGACATGTTCACGGCCATGATGGACGGGATCAAGGAGGAGTCCGTCGGCTACCTGTTCAACCTGGAGGTCCAGGTCGAGCAGCAGGTCGAGGAGGTCCCGGTCGAGGCCGCCGCGAAGACCTCGCTGGCGAAGGAGGAGGCCGTGCCGGCGGGCGCGGGCCGTCCGGAGATCCGGGCCAAGGGCCTGGACGCGCCGCAGCGGCCGGACCGGCTGCACTTCTCCGCGCCGACGGTGGACGGCGAGGGTGGCATCGTCGAGGGCGACTTCGACAACGGGTCGGCCCGTTCCGAGGCCGACGGCATGACGCGGGCGGAGCGGCGCAAGGCGCAGAAGGGCGGCCGTCGCCGCAAGAAGTGA
- the hpf gene encoding ribosome hibernation-promoting factor, HPF/YfiA family, giving the protein MDIVVKGRKTEVPERFRKHVAEKLKLEKIEKLDAKVISLDVEVSKEHNPRQADRSDRVEITLHSRGPVIRAEAAAGDPYAALDLATGKLEARLRKQHDKRHTRRGNGRLTAASVPDAVPGVARLNGTGVAVVEEAAETIPTTRMGSLEVQGEGPLVVREKTHTAAPMSLDQALYEMELVGHDFYLFVDAETKQPSVVYRRHAYDYGVIHLENDPLAGSEGGGAGGALGG; this is encoded by the coding sequence GTGGACATCGTCGTCAAGGGCCGCAAGACCGAGGTGCCCGAGCGGTTCCGCAAGCACGTGGCCGAGAAGCTGAAGCTGGAGAAGATCGAGAAGCTTGACGCCAAGGTGATCAGCCTCGACGTCGAGGTGTCCAAGGAGCACAACCCGCGGCAGGCCGACAGGTCCGACCGCGTGGAGATCACCCTCCACTCCCGAGGCCCGGTGATCCGGGCAGAGGCGGCTGCAGGCGACCCGTACGCAGCGCTCGACCTGGCCACAGGCAAGCTCGAGGCGCGCCTCCGCAAGCAGCACGACAAGCGCCACACCCGCCGGGGCAACGGCCGTCTGACGGCCGCGTCGGTGCCGGACGCGGTGCCGGGCGTGGCACGACTCAACGGGACCGGTGTCGCCGTCGTCGAGGAGGCGGCCGAGACCATTCCCACGACCCGGATGGGATCCCTGGAGGTTCAGGGCGAGGGCCCGCTCGTGGTCCGCGAGAAGACGCATACTGCGGCCCCGATGTCACTCGACCAGGCGCTTTACGAGATGGAGCTGGTCGGCCATGACTTCTATCTGTTCGTCGACGCGGAGACGAAGCAGCCCAGCGTCGTGTACCGGCGCCACGCCTACGACTACGGCGTGATCCACCTGGAGAACGACCCACTGGCAGGCAGTGAGGGAGGCGGCGCCGGCGGTGCGCTCGGCGGCTGA
- a CDS encoding GNAT family N-acetyltransferase, which yields MEPVTLTSERLQLRTFTPGDAEEVRNACQDPEIQRWIPLPSPYELAHAEDFTRRYVPEAWRADTEYTFAVRSRDGGPLLAATSLHHPRSGSWEIGFWTAKEHRGNGYATEAVLTVARWAFTELACTRLEWRAEVGNTGSRLVAERAGFVMEGTLRAALDHRGTLRDCWLASLLPSDLSLPAGVPYLPPQG from the coding sequence ATGGAACCCGTCACCCTCACCTCCGAGCGCCTGCAGCTGCGCACGTTCACGCCCGGCGACGCCGAGGAGGTGCGGAACGCCTGCCAGGACCCCGAGATCCAGCGCTGGATACCGCTCCCGTCCCCGTACGAACTGGCGCACGCGGAGGACTTCACGAGGCGGTACGTCCCGGAGGCCTGGCGCGCCGACACCGAGTACACCTTCGCCGTACGGTCCCGGGACGGCGGCCCGCTCCTCGCGGCCACCAGCCTGCACCACCCCCGCTCCGGTTCCTGGGAGATCGGCTTCTGGACCGCCAAGGAGCACCGGGGCAACGGCTACGCCACGGAGGCGGTCCTGACCGTGGCCCGCTGGGCCTTCACCGAGCTGGCCTGCACCCGGCTGGAGTGGCGGGCCGAGGTCGGCAACACCGGGTCCCGGCTGGTCGCCGAGCGGGCGGGCTTCGTCATGGAGGGCACCCTGCGCGCCGCCCTGGACCACCGCGGCACACTCCGCGACTGCTGGCTGGCATCCCTGCTCCCCTCGGACCTGTCCCTCCCGGCCGGCGTGCCGTACCTCCCGCCACAGGGCTGA
- a CDS encoding winged helix-turn-helix domain-containing protein, protein MSTTLPRPLTELSADEARRTALRAQGFLGAPNRRAGVRGVLRHLGAVQLDTISVLARSHELIPYARLGAVGRKTVETAYWTDGHAFEYWSHAACILPVEEWPHFAFRRRAFRARPQWYHDLPDGAYDAVIAQLRAEGPLTATELGGAKNGGEWWDWSASKVAVERALMYGEVVCTERRGWKRVYDLAERAVPDELLHDELDDAECLRRLVRLAGEALGVGTRADIADYHRLKGEQFDAVVADSGLVPVRVEGWDKPAWADPAALAAPPRGRHRTTLLSPFDSLIWERARTERIFGFTHRLEAYVPKQKRVHGYFAMPLLAGGKLVGRVDPAREGSTLVAKQVSLAGPSAVPFMAQALREAAEWVGCDAVRVERVDAPELAAPLTAALA, encoded by the coding sequence ATGTCGACGACCCTGCCGCGTCCCCTCACCGAACTCTCCGCCGACGAGGCGCGCCGCACAGCGCTGCGCGCCCAGGGGTTCCTCGGCGCGCCGAACCGCCGCGCCGGGGTGCGGGGCGTCCTGCGCCACCTGGGAGCCGTGCAGCTGGACACGATCTCCGTGCTGGCGCGCTCGCACGAGCTGATCCCGTACGCGCGTCTGGGCGCCGTGGGCCGCAAGACCGTCGAGACGGCGTACTGGACCGACGGGCACGCCTTCGAGTACTGGTCGCACGCGGCCTGCATCCTGCCCGTCGAGGAGTGGCCGCACTTCGCGTTCCGTCGCCGCGCCTTCCGCGCGCGGCCGCAGTGGTACCACGACCTGCCGGACGGCGCGTACGACGCCGTGATCGCGCAGCTGCGCGCCGAGGGGCCGCTGACGGCCACGGAACTGGGCGGCGCCAAGAACGGCGGCGAGTGGTGGGACTGGTCGGCGTCCAAGGTCGCCGTCGAGCGCGCGCTGATGTACGGCGAAGTGGTCTGCACCGAGCGGCGCGGCTGGAAGCGGGTGTACGACCTGGCGGAGCGGGCCGTCCCGGACGAGCTGCTGCACGACGAACTGGACGACGCCGAGTGCCTGCGCCGGCTCGTCCGGCTCGCGGGCGAGGCGCTGGGCGTGGGCACGCGCGCGGACATCGCCGACTACCACCGCCTCAAGGGCGAGCAGTTCGACGCGGTGGTCGCCGACTCCGGGCTCGTGCCGGTGCGGGTCGAGGGCTGGGACAAGCCCGCCTGGGCGGACCCGGCGGCCCTGGCGGCGCCCCCGCGCGGCCGGCACCGCACGACGCTGCTGTCCCCGTTCGACTCGCTCATCTGGGAGCGGGCCCGGACGGAGCGGATCTTCGGCTTCACGCACCGGCTGGAGGCTTACGTACCGAAGCAGAAGCGGGTGCACGGCTACTTCGCGATGCCGCTGCTCGCGGGCGGGAAGCTGGTGGGCCGGGTCGACCCGGCGCGCGAGGGCAGCACGCTGGTGGCCAAGCAGGTGTCCCTGGCCGGCCCGAGCGCGGTGCCCTTCATGGCCCAGGCCCTGCGCGAGGCGGCCGAGTGGGTCGGCTGCGACGCGGTCCGCGTCGAGCGGGTCGACGCCCCGGAACTGGCCGCGCCGCTCACGGCGGCCCTCGCCTGA
- a CDS encoding HAD family hydrolase: MGKLSAHLVWDWNGTLLDDTEAVIGATNAAFAEIGLEPITLARYRELYCVPVPLFYERLLGRMPSEEEWAVMDGAFHRHYWSRAEGCGLTDGAAELLAAAAEVGRTQSLLSLAPHERLLPIVRRHGIEEWFVRVDGRIGESTAGKAEHMVRHLLALEGVVASPERVVVIGDAADDAVAAAHVGARAVLYTGGSHSRASLEAVGVPVVDSLAEAVAVAEELVA, from the coding sequence ATGGGGAAGCTCAGCGCGCATCTGGTCTGGGACTGGAACGGGACACTGCTCGACGACACCGAGGCGGTCATCGGGGCGACGAACGCCGCCTTCGCGGAGATCGGCCTGGAGCCGATCACGCTGGCCCGGTACCGGGAGCTGTACTGCGTACCGGTCCCGCTGTTCTACGAGCGGCTGCTCGGGCGGATGCCGAGCGAGGAGGAGTGGGCCGTCATGGACGGCGCCTTCCACCGCCACTACTGGTCGCGCGCCGAGGGCTGCGGGCTGACCGACGGGGCCGCGGAGCTGCTGGCCGCGGCGGCCGAGGTGGGGCGTACGCAGTCGCTGCTGTCGCTCGCTCCGCACGAGCGGCTGCTGCCGATCGTGCGGCGGCACGGCATCGAGGAGTGGTTCGTGCGGGTGGACGGGCGGATAGGGGAGTCGACCGCCGGCAAGGCCGAGCACATGGTGCGTCACCTGCTGGCGCTGGAAGGGGTCGTCGCGTCGCCGGAGCGCGTTGTCGTCATCGGTGACGCGGCGGACGACGCGGTGGCCGCGGCGCACGTGGGGGCCAGGGCCGTGCTGTACACCGGCGGGTCGCACAGCCGCGCCAGCCTGGAGGCGGTGGGGGTGCCCGTCGTGGACAGCCTCGCGGAGGCGGTGGCGGTGGCGGAGGAGCTGGTGGCCTGA
- a CDS encoding Rv3235 family protein — protein MRRPLPPHIAFAERLLAVLSGERPVHWMLGHTIGEAYDQLIRLAAANPLCDPAEPGGRGARPVLRRCGGSPPRPGVVEAYATIAAGGRVRAMAFRLELGVDRRWRCAAVELGGIPEDRHAPAPAPHA, from the coding sequence GTGCGCCGCCCCCTGCCCCCGCACATCGCGTTCGCCGAGCGGCTGCTCGCCGTCCTCAGCGGTGAGCGGCCCGTCCACTGGATGCTCGGCCACACCATCGGCGAGGCGTACGACCAGCTGATCCGGCTCGCCGCCGCCAACCCCCTGTGCGACCCCGCCGAGCCCGGCGGCCGCGGCGCCCGCCCGGTGCTGCGGCGCTGCGGCGGCTCCCCGCCCCGGCCCGGTGTCGTCGAGGCGTACGCGACCATTGCCGCGGGCGGGCGCGTCCGCGCCATGGCGTTCCGCCTGGAGCTGGGCGTCGACCGCCGCTGGCGGTGCGCGGCCGTCGAACTGGGCGGCATCCCGGAGGACCGGCACGCACCGGCCCCAGCCCCGCACGCATAG
- a CDS encoding ComF family protein has translation MRGWWQEITGLVLPVACAGCGCPRTPLCDACARTLHGRPPRRVRPTPEPAGLPEVHAAAPYADAVRAVLLAHKERGALGLARPLGVALASAVRAAAGPRGAWGEGAGAGPLLLVPLPSARRAVRARGHDSVRRIASAAAGELRRSGTVAWAVPVLRQCRAVADQSGLGARERLANMAGALEVGAGSGWFPPDGCLVLVDDLMTTGASLTEAARAVRAAFAGARGRTPQVKAAVVAASPASFEINRN, from the coding sequence ATGCGGGGATGGTGGCAGGAGATCACCGGGCTCGTACTGCCGGTGGCCTGCGCCGGCTGCGGCTGTCCCCGTACGCCGCTGTGCGACGCATGCGCGCGCACGCTCCACGGGCGGCCGCCGCGACGGGTGCGGCCGACGCCCGAACCGGCAGGACTGCCCGAGGTACACGCCGCCGCGCCGTACGCGGACGCGGTACGGGCGGTATTGCTGGCGCACAAGGAACGCGGCGCGCTGGGGCTGGCCCGACCCTTGGGCGTGGCGCTGGCGAGCGCCGTACGGGCCGCTGCGGGGCCGCGGGGGGCATGGGGGGAGGGGGCGGGGGCGGGCCCCCTGCTACTGGTCCCCCTGCCCTCCGCCCGCCGGGCCGTGCGGGCCCGTGGGCATGACTCGGTGCGGCGGATCGCGTCGGCCGCGGCCGGTGAGCTGCGTCGTTCGGGAACGGTGGCGTGGGCCGTTCCGGTGTTGCGGCAGTGCCGGGCGGTGGCCGATCAGTCGGGGCTGGGCGCGCGGGAGCGGCTGGCCAACATGGCGGGGGCGCTGGAGGTGGGGGCGGGGAGCGGGTGGTTTCCCCCGGACGGGTGCCTGGTCCTCGTGGACGACCTCATGACGACCGGGGCGTCGCTGACCGAGGCCGCCAGAGCGGTGCGCGCCGCCTTTGCGGGGGCGCGTGGAAGAACGCCGCAGGTGAAGGCAGCGGTGGTGGCAGCATCTCCCGCCTCGTTCGAAATAAACCGGAACTGA